ACAAACACCACTCCAATTCTAGGACATTGGCTGCGTGCGTTGATTGTGAAAGCGCTGCGCTCTCATCAGGTTGAAGAGAAACCCGGTCAAAGTGTGAATTGAAGGTCAATGACAGTGAGTGAAACATACGCATGCCAATTGCGACCCACACCCACTAAATCTAGAAGATAAGTAATTATTTATGTGCTTTGGGTTTGGGTTCAAATCTCACTTTTGAACAAGTCTCTTTTTCACGGTACCACTTCCATTCCATGACCATCAGTACGCTGGTTTGTTGCCCTGCTGACTTATCTTACGTGAGCCTACTTAGATTCTCGATAtagtgggtgtttggcagtgtgtttgcactgcgttcagttgcaacacacctcacagcaccacagttttttgtgacacgtcaaacagcttttgcgttccaactcacctcgcagcatcacagctttttacctcacagcacctcaccacaactcacagcactcccaaacgcttacaatgtatgttgaattgtcctacgtaatcaaattaggtcaattattttattttagattaatgtacaatataaacattaagttattttatattaatattattagtcatctaatataaccgtaatttagaaacgccaaacgcacctcacagcatcacaccgcaccacagttttaaaagtgatgcgtcaaacagctttttgcgttccaactcacctcacagcaccacagttttataactcacagcaccacgccacacctcacagcacctcacaacattcccaaacaagcccataaACAGCTCTCATTTTCACGAGACGGCACCCTTACTTTTGCTGCCTGGAGATGAGAATAGTGGAATTATGACATAAAAAATGCAAGGGTAATGTTTTTCCATTATTGTAAATGAGGTTTCttatcttttcaagttttctacttCTCTCTTCAAAGTGTTTTCTTACTCAAATTTTGACCATTTactcaaaaataacaaaacaaacacagtGGGTTGTCGCTATCTTTACGCCTCATGTTACTACCcccactacctctctctctctaccaaACACACCAAACTACACTTTCCATAATTCCATCACTGCCCTCCCTCCCCCCTTCACTTTCATGCCCCATCCATGACAGAATTGAAGGTTCAAACCTCAACATTCGAACAGTCGTAGACACGCTCTGTATTCGTTTTCTCTATTTCCTTtttaattgaatatatatatatatatatagagagagagagagagagacagagatcgAGAGAGATATGGGTCGATGGAGGCCTCTGCTTTTCCTCTCCCTGCTGACATGCGCCTCTCTCCGACTCTCCTGGTCAGATCCCAACGACGAGCTTTGTCTTACCAAGCTAAGCCAGTCCTTCCAGGACCCAACCAGGGCTCTCCAAAACTGGACCAAGTCCATTTTCTCCAACCCTTGCAGCGGCTTCACTTCCTACCTTCCTGGCGCAACCTGCAACAATGGCCGCATCTACAAGCTTTCCCTCACTAACCTCTCTCTTCAGGGCTCAATCTCTCCTTACCTCTCCAACTGTACCAATCTCCAAACCCTCGACTTATCCTCCAACGCTCTTTCCGGACCCATCCCATCCGATTTGCAGTATCTCGTTAATCTCGCCGTCCTCAACCTCTCAACCAATCACCTCACCGGAGAGATCCCTCCACAGCTCACTTTATGCGCTTACCTGAACGTAATCGATCTCCACGAGAATCTGTTGACCGGGCAGATTCCGCAGCAGCTGGGTTTGCTTGTTCGGCTCTCTGCTTTCGATGTGTCTAATAATCTGCTGTTGGGGCCTATTCCGGTGAGCTTGGGGAACAGGAGCGGTAGTTTACCGAGATTCAATGCGAGTTCCTTTGAGGGGAATAAGGATCTCTACGGATACCCTTTGCCGCCGATGAAGAGTAAAGGCTTGTCGGTTATGGCAATTGTTGGGATCGGATTGGCAAGTGGGTTTGCGAGCTTGGTGGTCAGCTTCACTGGCGTGTGCATATGGTTGAAGATTAGTGAGCGGAAGATGGCCATTGAAGAAGGCAACAAGATTAGCCAGTTAATGCCTGATTATTGAGCTTTTAATCGATTAAATCACCATCGTAGTTGGCAATTAGCTATCTATCTTCAATTAATTCCAAATTAATTATTGAACCGGGAAAGGAAAGGTTGCATTCTGAAATTGAggtatgattttattttcttttttagtaaAATTGAGAGAGTTGTGTTGGGGATAATCGATTGATGGAATTTtggaggcttttttttttttttttttaaatttgtttgttgGGAATTCTGGAATCTTTGTTCTCTAGAATCAAACATTTGTACAAAGCAATTCAAACATGAATAGTGCAAGTCCTTTTACTGGAGAGGAGACCTCTATTGTTTTCTCTGTGTGTTGCTTATGTTATGTATATGTGGTATTAGGGTTTTGAGAAGAAATTTAGTTCGTTGGTTTGTTTCTCTGAAAAACAGTAGATTATTTAATAGAAGCAACTTTACCTACTTGCGGAGGCCTTGTGCTTTGCCCTTGTGGCATGCCTGGTGTGGGGAGTTGAATAAAAGTCACCATGGTTTTGGTCttgtaagggcaaatgcaatgggaattaatttgctgggccaatatttttattggcccggttccacctctattacacaaaaagtcaagtcaaacacgaattctaatacagccacattagcaaaacacaaatttctataaactttttcttcccacatact
The window above is part of the Tripterygium wilfordii isolate XIE 37 chromosome 3, ASM1340144v1, whole genome shotgun sequence genome. Proteins encoded here:
- the LOC119986291 gene encoding receptor-like protein 44, with product MGRWRPLLFLSLLTCASLRLSWSDPNDELCLTKLSQSFQDPTRALQNWTKSIFSNPCSGFTSYLPGATCNNGRIYKLSLTNLSLQGSISPYLSNCTNLQTLDLSSNALSGPIPSDLQYLVNLAVLNLSTNHLTGEIPPQLTLCAYLNVIDLHENLLTGQIPQQLGLLVRLSAFDVSNNLLLGPIPVSLGNRSGSLPRFNASSFEGNKDLYGYPLPPMKSKGLSVMAIVGIGLASGFASLVVSFTGVCIWLKISERKMAIEEGNKISQLMPDY